In Cyclopterus lumpus isolate fCycLum1 chromosome 9, fCycLum1.pri, whole genome shotgun sequence, a single genomic region encodes these proteins:
- the si:ch211-214j8.12 gene encoding uncharacterized protein si:ch211-214j8.12 isoform X3 — translation MKEVWAKDYADNYMDHYSFRYIMGPFNILPGHLVEELTWLLCTRKQMSRAALHLMLVPQLRSLSLERCPGLLTSSLCAHIAARCQSLWSLDLSGGQQLSSKVLSETLGCLPALRSLSLAGTLCDRCVIKTIAHRCRLLRHLDISRCHLLSPAALLPLGGGGSFLTSQSFISSSCSAPLSPLPLSSLLALDIGFREQEGDSLAAAAYLLLSLPSLERVAMEDLAQACCLIQHRQFNQTDEFTDREGVPRLGEVWREWRLRQGIDKKKREGAAADEKEQKENIMWDGYGSGTEEDSIRDVGPNCSQNQTEDKKKGQNVSCDERLILLLKDVKGLSCDSLDSLSCACPNIYSISVNVDPFENARGRSQGSLLAGGLQSWSGQLRSLSVHYPGPPVDLLPALQVAGSSLVSLTLEGVKTSPHTPLLEVIKACPRLRNLLISAEPPTTPQGAEDEEDQWDDLDLPQLPNLCSLTLNFSYEHSQMKPVMSWMSLRRVLKCLLTGSPLLEKLSLVSLPCPLNCVLQDVLHILDLDQYPFANSTNSPPMPLGRVQHIDLPRTDVKMITVRSLMQRSKRLNYVDVSYCWQISQLEWLNCETSSKVQVVWL, via the exons ATGAAGGAAGTGTGGGCAAAGGACTATGCCGATAACTACATGGATCATTATTCATTCAGATACATCATGGGGCCTTTCAACATACTGC CGGGTCACCTAGTTGAGGAGCTGACGTGGCTTCTGTGCACCAGAAAGCAGATGTCCCGTGCGGCCCTCCACCTTATGCTAGTCCCCCAACTCCGTAGCCTGTCTCTGGAAAGGTGTCCTGGTctgctcacctcctccctctgtgcccACATTGCTGCACGCTGCCAG AGTCTATGGAGCTTGGACCTATCTGGAGGCCAGCAGCTGTCCTCAAAGGTCCTGTCTGAAACCCTCGGCTGTCTTCCAGCACTGCGCTCGCTCTCTTTGGCTGGTACACTTTGTGACAGATGTGTAATCAAGACGATTGCCCATCGCTGTCGTTTGCTGCGCCATCTGGACATATCCCGCTGTCATTTACTATCCcctgctgctcttcttcctcttggaGGTGGGGGTTCCTTCTTGACCTCCCagtcttttatttcctcttcttgCTCTGCacccctgtctcctctccccctcagcAGTCTGCTGGCTTTGGATATTGGATTCAGGGAACAAGAGGGAGACTCTCTGGCAGCCGCAGCctacctccttctctccctgcCCAGCCTGGAGAGAGTGGCCATGGAGGACCTTGCACAGGCCTGCTGTCTCATCCAGCACAGACAGTTCAACCAGACAGATGAGTTCACTGACAGAGAAGGCGTTCCCAGGCTGGGGGAGGTGTGGCGGGAGTGGAGACTCAGGCAAGGCATTgacaagaaaaagagagaaggagcagcagcagatgaaaAAGAGCAGAAGGAAAACATAATGTGGGATGGGTATGGTAGTGGGACTGAGGAAGATTCAATTAGAGATGTAGGGCCAAACTGTTCTCAGAACCAAACAgaggacaaaaagaaaggacaaaatgtgtcatgtgatgaACGCCTGATCCTGCTCCTGAAGGATGTCAAGGGTTTATCATGTGACTCTTTGGACAGTTTAAGTTGTGCATGCCCAAACATTTACTCCATATCTGTGAACGTTGATCCTTTTGAAAATGCTAGAGGAAGAAGCCAGGGGTCTCTGTTAGCCGGAGGCCTCCAGTCGTGGTCAGGCCAGCTGCGGAGCCTCTCAGTACACTACCCCGGCCCTCCGGTGGACCTCCTTCCTGCCTTGCAAGTTGCCGGCTCCTCATTGGTCTCGCTCACCCTGGAGGGAGTGAAAACCAGCCCTCACACCCCTCTACTGGAGGTCATCAAGGCCTGTCCCAGACTCAGAAACCTGCTCATCTCTGCCGAACCTCCCACCACCCCACAGGGAGCAGAAGACGAGGAGGATCAGTGGGACGACCTAGATCTTCCACAGCTGCCTAACCTCTGCTCTCTCACACTCAA TTTCTCCTATGAGCACAGCCAAATGAAGCCTGTCATGTCCTGGATGTCCCTGAGAAGGGTGCTCAAGTGTCTGCTGACTGGTTCTCCTTTACTGGAGAAGCTCTCACTGGTCTCCCTGCCCTGCCCTCTGAACTGTGTTTTACAGGATGTACTGCACATATTGGACTTGGACCAGTATCCCTTTGCAAATTCCACAAACTCACCTCCCATGCCACTTGGACGGGTACAGCATATTGACCTGCCGCGCACTGATGTGAAGATGATAACAGTGAGAAGTTTAATGCAACGGAGCAAGAGACTCAATTATGTAGATGTGAGTTACTGCTGGCAGATCAGTCAGCTTGAGTGGTTGAACTGCGAGACGTCCAGTAAAGTCCAAGTTGTCTGGTTGTAG
- the si:ch211-214j8.12 gene encoding uncharacterized protein si:ch211-214j8.12 isoform X1 translates to MSPLWKSQEVSLRIIEQRLPNYFFCYTPPLIGLFKVQHPSSLSVPNSCLAMPLFRVLSERDGAKTRPRRRRTRNLEWMGSCGKTDENGLVLSLTRLCLLSLADNMKEVWAKDYADNYMDHYSFRYIMGPFNILPGHLVEELTWLLCTRKQMSRAALHLMLVPQLRSLSLERCPGLLTSSLCAHIAARCQSLWSLDLSGGQQLSSKVLSETLGCLPALRSLSLAGTLCDRCVIKTIAHRCRLLRHLDISRCHLLSPAALLPLGGGGSFLTSQSFISSSCSAPLSPLPLSSLLALDIGFREQEGDSLAAAAYLLLSLPSLERVAMEDLAQACCLIQHRQFNQTDEFTDREGVPRLGEVWREWRLRQGIDKKKREGAAADEKEQKENIMWDGYGSGTEEDSIRDVGPNCSQNQTEDKKKGQNVSCDERLILLLKDVKGLSCDSLDSLSCACPNIYSISVNVDPFENARGRSQGSLLAGGLQSWSGQLRSLSVHYPGPPVDLLPALQVAGSSLVSLTLEGVKTSPHTPLLEVIKACPRLRNLLISAEPPTTPQGAEDEEDQWDDLDLPQLPNLCSLTLNFSYEHSQMKPVMSWMSLRRVLKCLLTGSPLLEKLSLVSLPCPLNCVLQDVLHILDLDQYPFANSTNSPPMPLGRVQHIDLPRTDVKMITVRSLMQRSKRLNYVDVSYCWQISQLEWLNCETSSKVQVVWL, encoded by the exons ATGTCACCGCTCTGGAAGAGTCAGGAAGTGTCGCTGAGAATCATAGAGCAAAGGTTGCCAAACTACTTCTTCTGCTATACGCCGCCCCTTATTGGATTATTTAAAGTCCAACACCCAAGTTCTTTGTCAG TGCCCAATTCCTGTCTGGCAATGCCTCTGTTTCGGGTTTTGAGTGAACGTGATGGGGCAAAGACTCGGCCCAGGCGAAGGAGGACAAGGAATTTGGAGTGGATGGGAAGCTGTGGGAAGACAGATGAAAATGGCCTTGTCCTTTCGCTGACACGTCTTTGTCTGCTAAGTCTTGCAGACAACATGAAGGAAGTGTGGGCAAAGGACTATGCCGATAACTACATGGATCATTATTCATTCAGATACATCATGGGGCCTTTCAACATACTGC CGGGTCACCTAGTTGAGGAGCTGACGTGGCTTCTGTGCACCAGAAAGCAGATGTCCCGTGCGGCCCTCCACCTTATGCTAGTCCCCCAACTCCGTAGCCTGTCTCTGGAAAGGTGTCCTGGTctgctcacctcctccctctgtgcccACATTGCTGCACGCTGCCAG AGTCTATGGAGCTTGGACCTATCTGGAGGCCAGCAGCTGTCCTCAAAGGTCCTGTCTGAAACCCTCGGCTGTCTTCCAGCACTGCGCTCGCTCTCTTTGGCTGGTACACTTTGTGACAGATGTGTAATCAAGACGATTGCCCATCGCTGTCGTTTGCTGCGCCATCTGGACATATCCCGCTGTCATTTACTATCCcctgctgctcttcttcctcttggaGGTGGGGGTTCCTTCTTGACCTCCCagtcttttatttcctcttcttgCTCTGCacccctgtctcctctccccctcagcAGTCTGCTGGCTTTGGATATTGGATTCAGGGAACAAGAGGGAGACTCTCTGGCAGCCGCAGCctacctccttctctccctgcCCAGCCTGGAGAGAGTGGCCATGGAGGACCTTGCACAGGCCTGCTGTCTCATCCAGCACAGACAGTTCAACCAGACAGATGAGTTCACTGACAGAGAAGGCGTTCCCAGGCTGGGGGAGGTGTGGCGGGAGTGGAGACTCAGGCAAGGCATTgacaagaaaaagagagaaggagcagcagcagatgaaaAAGAGCAGAAGGAAAACATAATGTGGGATGGGTATGGTAGTGGGACTGAGGAAGATTCAATTAGAGATGTAGGGCCAAACTGTTCTCAGAACCAAACAgaggacaaaaagaaaggacaaaatgtgtcatgtgatgaACGCCTGATCCTGCTCCTGAAGGATGTCAAGGGTTTATCATGTGACTCTTTGGACAGTTTAAGTTGTGCATGCCCAAACATTTACTCCATATCTGTGAACGTTGATCCTTTTGAAAATGCTAGAGGAAGAAGCCAGGGGTCTCTGTTAGCCGGAGGCCTCCAGTCGTGGTCAGGCCAGCTGCGGAGCCTCTCAGTACACTACCCCGGCCCTCCGGTGGACCTCCTTCCTGCCTTGCAAGTTGCCGGCTCCTCATTGGTCTCGCTCACCCTGGAGGGAGTGAAAACCAGCCCTCACACCCCTCTACTGGAGGTCATCAAGGCCTGTCCCAGACTCAGAAACCTGCTCATCTCTGCCGAACCTCCCACCACCCCACAGGGAGCAGAAGACGAGGAGGATCAGTGGGACGACCTAGATCTTCCACAGCTGCCTAACCTCTGCTCTCTCACACTCAA TTTCTCCTATGAGCACAGCCAAATGAAGCCTGTCATGTCCTGGATGTCCCTGAGAAGGGTGCTCAAGTGTCTGCTGACTGGTTCTCCTTTACTGGAGAAGCTCTCACTGGTCTCCCTGCCCTGCCCTCTGAACTGTGTTTTACAGGATGTACTGCACATATTGGACTTGGACCAGTATCCCTTTGCAAATTCCACAAACTCACCTCCCATGCCACTTGGACGGGTACAGCATATTGACCTGCCGCGCACTGATGTGAAGATGATAACAGTGAGAAGTTTAATGCAACGGAGCAAGAGACTCAATTATGTAGATGTGAGTTACTGCTGGCAGATCAGTCAGCTTGAGTGGTTGAACTGCGAGACGTCCAGTAAAGTCCAAGTTGTCTGGTTGTAG
- the si:ch211-214j8.12 gene encoding uncharacterized protein si:ch211-214j8.12 isoform X2: MPLFRVLSERDGAKTRPRRRRTRNLEWMGSCGKTDENGLVLSLTRLCLLSLADNMKEVWAKDYADNYMDHYSFRYIMGPFNILPGHLVEELTWLLCTRKQMSRAALHLMLVPQLRSLSLERCPGLLTSSLCAHIAARCQSLWSLDLSGGQQLSSKVLSETLGCLPALRSLSLAGTLCDRCVIKTIAHRCRLLRHLDISRCHLLSPAALLPLGGGGSFLTSQSFISSSCSAPLSPLPLSSLLALDIGFREQEGDSLAAAAYLLLSLPSLERVAMEDLAQACCLIQHRQFNQTDEFTDREGVPRLGEVWREWRLRQGIDKKKREGAAADEKEQKENIMWDGYGSGTEEDSIRDVGPNCSQNQTEDKKKGQNVSCDERLILLLKDVKGLSCDSLDSLSCACPNIYSISVNVDPFENARGRSQGSLLAGGLQSWSGQLRSLSVHYPGPPVDLLPALQVAGSSLVSLTLEGVKTSPHTPLLEVIKACPRLRNLLISAEPPTTPQGAEDEEDQWDDLDLPQLPNLCSLTLNFSYEHSQMKPVMSWMSLRRVLKCLLTGSPLLEKLSLVSLPCPLNCVLQDVLHILDLDQYPFANSTNSPPMPLGRVQHIDLPRTDVKMITVRSLMQRSKRLNYVDVSYCWQISQLEWLNCETSSKVQVVWL; encoded by the exons ATGCCTCTGTTTCGGGTTTTGAGTGAACGTGATGGGGCAAAGACTCGGCCCAGGCGAAGGAGGACAAGGAATTTGGAGTGGATGGGAAGCTGTGGGAAGACAGATGAAAATGGCCTTGTCCTTTCGCTGACACGTCTTTGTCTGCTAAGTCTTGCAGACAACATGAAGGAAGTGTGGGCAAAGGACTATGCCGATAACTACATGGATCATTATTCATTCAGATACATCATGGGGCCTTTCAACATACTGC CGGGTCACCTAGTTGAGGAGCTGACGTGGCTTCTGTGCACCAGAAAGCAGATGTCCCGTGCGGCCCTCCACCTTATGCTAGTCCCCCAACTCCGTAGCCTGTCTCTGGAAAGGTGTCCTGGTctgctcacctcctccctctgtgcccACATTGCTGCACGCTGCCAG AGTCTATGGAGCTTGGACCTATCTGGAGGCCAGCAGCTGTCCTCAAAGGTCCTGTCTGAAACCCTCGGCTGTCTTCCAGCACTGCGCTCGCTCTCTTTGGCTGGTACACTTTGTGACAGATGTGTAATCAAGACGATTGCCCATCGCTGTCGTTTGCTGCGCCATCTGGACATATCCCGCTGTCATTTACTATCCcctgctgctcttcttcctcttggaGGTGGGGGTTCCTTCTTGACCTCCCagtcttttatttcctcttcttgCTCTGCacccctgtctcctctccccctcagcAGTCTGCTGGCTTTGGATATTGGATTCAGGGAACAAGAGGGAGACTCTCTGGCAGCCGCAGCctacctccttctctccctgcCCAGCCTGGAGAGAGTGGCCATGGAGGACCTTGCACAGGCCTGCTGTCTCATCCAGCACAGACAGTTCAACCAGACAGATGAGTTCACTGACAGAGAAGGCGTTCCCAGGCTGGGGGAGGTGTGGCGGGAGTGGAGACTCAGGCAAGGCATTgacaagaaaaagagagaaggagcagcagcagatgaaaAAGAGCAGAAGGAAAACATAATGTGGGATGGGTATGGTAGTGGGACTGAGGAAGATTCAATTAGAGATGTAGGGCCAAACTGTTCTCAGAACCAAACAgaggacaaaaagaaaggacaaaatgtgtcatgtgatgaACGCCTGATCCTGCTCCTGAAGGATGTCAAGGGTTTATCATGTGACTCTTTGGACAGTTTAAGTTGTGCATGCCCAAACATTTACTCCATATCTGTGAACGTTGATCCTTTTGAAAATGCTAGAGGAAGAAGCCAGGGGTCTCTGTTAGCCGGAGGCCTCCAGTCGTGGTCAGGCCAGCTGCGGAGCCTCTCAGTACACTACCCCGGCCCTCCGGTGGACCTCCTTCCTGCCTTGCAAGTTGCCGGCTCCTCATTGGTCTCGCTCACCCTGGAGGGAGTGAAAACCAGCCCTCACACCCCTCTACTGGAGGTCATCAAGGCCTGTCCCAGACTCAGAAACCTGCTCATCTCTGCCGAACCTCCCACCACCCCACAGGGAGCAGAAGACGAGGAGGATCAGTGGGACGACCTAGATCTTCCACAGCTGCCTAACCTCTGCTCTCTCACACTCAA TTTCTCCTATGAGCACAGCCAAATGAAGCCTGTCATGTCCTGGATGTCCCTGAGAAGGGTGCTCAAGTGTCTGCTGACTGGTTCTCCTTTACTGGAGAAGCTCTCACTGGTCTCCCTGCCCTGCCCTCTGAACTGTGTTTTACAGGATGTACTGCACATATTGGACTTGGACCAGTATCCCTTTGCAAATTCCACAAACTCACCTCCCATGCCACTTGGACGGGTACAGCATATTGACCTGCCGCGCACTGATGTGAAGATGATAACAGTGAGAAGTTTAATGCAACGGAGCAAGAGACTCAATTATGTAGATGTGAGTTACTGCTGGCAGATCAGTCAGCTTGAGTGGTTGAACTGCGAGACGTCCAGTAAAGTCCAAGTTGTCTGGTTGTAG